One genomic window of [Clostridium] scindens ATCC 35704 includes the following:
- a CDS encoding ABC transporter ATP-binding protein — protein sequence MEEVSNVEVLIEARDLCKYYPVKAKKIFEKNKKVRAVEKLNLSIRKGSTFGLVGESGCGKSTTGQMLSEIVSATQGEILYQDKPLREMNRMERAAVRKKIQMVFQDPYSSLNPKRTIEWTLEEPLKSCTKLGKKERKQKVQEILKIVGLDESYGQRYPGELSGGQRQRVSIAAALILDPEFVIADESVSALDVSVQAQILNLLQKLQKEKGLTYLFISHDLNVVQYMSDEIGVMYLGHLVELGDAQEVCSHPAHPYTKALLSAIPEVEGVRKERIVLEGEVPSPANVPEGCPFHTRCKEAQERCRKEYPAPRKVKEGHVVCCHNVAKV from the coding sequence ATGGAAGAAGTGAGTAATGTAGAAGTGCTGATCGAAGCAAGAGATCTTTGTAAATATTATCCTGTAAAGGCAAAGAAAATTTTTGAGAAGAATAAAAAAGTACGGGCTGTGGAGAAATTAAATTTGTCCATCAGAAAAGGAAGTACTTTTGGTCTGGTAGGAGAATCCGGATGTGGGAAATCTACAACGGGACAAATGCTTTCTGAAATCGTTTCGGCAACACAGGGAGAGATTTTATATCAGGACAAACCACTCCGTGAAATGAACCGTATGGAAAGAGCCGCTGTAAGAAAAAAAATCCAGATGGTATTTCAGGATCCATATTCTTCCTTAAATCCCAAAAGAACGATTGAATGGACTTTGGAAGAGCCATTGAAAAGTTGTACCAAATTAGGAAAAAAGGAAAGGAAACAAAAGGTACAGGAAATATTGAAAATTGTTGGCCTGGATGAAAGTTATGGGCAGCGTTACCCCGGGGAATTAAGCGGAGGACAAAGACAAAGAGTCAGTATTGCTGCAGCTTTGATCCTGGATCCGGAATTTGTAATAGCAGATGAATCGGTTTCCGCTCTGGATGTATCTGTACAGGCACAGATCCTGAACCTTTTACAGAAACTGCAAAAAGAGAAGGGATTGACCTATTTGTTCATTTCCCATGATTTGAATGTAGTACAGTATATGAGTGATGAGATTGGGGTGATGTATCTGGGGCATCTGGTAGAACTGGGAGATGCACAGGAAGTATGTAGTCATCCGGCGCATCCGTATACAAAAGCACTGCTTTCTGCAATTCCGGAAGTAGAAGGAGTACGAAAAGAAAGAATTGTACTGGAAGGTGAAGTTCCAAGCCCTGCAAATGTTCCCGAAGGATGTCCATTTCATACCAGATGCAAAGAGGCACAGGAACGGTGCAGAAAAGAATATCCAGCTCCAAGAAAAGTAAAGGAAGGGCATGTTGTGTGCTGTCACAATGTAGCAAAGGTGTAA
- a CDS encoding metallophosphoesterase: MKLGVISDIHLDVNEQYPVVELLAKEAERRKLEGLLLAGDISNGPKSTLRHLEQMKKRLPVPFWFVPGNHDMWDQEQEYMDSWQIYEEYKKYEECLCGKSVQVGNSILLGNIGWYDYSFGDEAYSIEDFQKKSRNGRVWQDSIWVRWNRDDRQLAKAMCEELEEIIKEHKGKRTISVTHMIALPELKVPLERVNWDYFNAFLGSRELGEMYERNGVSCAVMGHVHYRKRILKNQVDYVCACLNYHTEWQTQDPGEELRKTMQEIEA; the protein is encoded by the coding sequence ATGAAATTAGGTGTAATTTCAGATATTCATTTAGATGTTAACGAACAATATCCAGTAGTAGAATTATTGGCAAAAGAAGCAGAAAGAAGAAAGCTGGAAGGATTGCTCCTGGCAGGAGATATTTCCAATGGTCCAAAGAGCACGCTTCGACACCTGGAACAAATGAAAAAAAGGCTTCCGGTACCATTCTGGTTCGTACCCGGCAATCATGACATGTGGGACCAGGAACAGGAGTATATGGACTCATGGCAAATATATGAAGAATATAAAAAATATGAGGAGTGCCTGTGTGGAAAATCAGTACAGGTTGGAAACAGTATTCTGCTGGGAAATATTGGATGGTATGATTATTCATTTGGAGATGAAGCTTATTCAATAGAAGATTTCCAGAAAAAAAGCCGCAATGGTCGTGTATGGCAGGATAGTATTTGGGTCCGGTGGAATCGTGATGACAGACAACTTGCAAAAGCAATGTGTGAAGAACTGGAAGAGATCATAAAAGAACACAAAGGAAAAAGGACGATCTCCGTTACGCACATGATAGCGCTTCCAGAGTTGAAAGTACCTTTGGAACGAGTGAACTGGGACTATTTTAATGCATTTCTGGGCAGCAGAGAATTGGGAGAGATGTATGAAAGAAATGGTGTGTCATGCGCAGTGATGGGACATGTACACTATAGAAAGCGTATACTGAAAAATCAGGTGGATTATGTCTGTGCCTGCTTAAATTACCATACAGAATGGCAAACGCAGGATCCGGGAGAGGAACTCAGAAAAACGATGCAGGAGATAGAGGCATAA
- a CDS encoding GntR family transcriptional regulator — protein MKIIINTSLMVPIYEQIVDQIKMLIRNGELKENDNLPSVRALAKELKISALTVKKAYDNLESEGFTVTVHGKGTYVAATNTELLLEEQKKELEADLEQAIQKGRRCGICDEDIKSLFELILEG, from the coding sequence ATGAAAATTATAATCAATACTTCCTTAATGGTTCCTATCTATGAGCAGATTGTAGACCAGATTAAAATGCTCATACGCAATGGGGAATTAAAGGAAAATGACAATCTTCCATCTGTCCGTGCCTTGGCTAAAGAATTAAAAATAAGTGCTTTAACAGTTAAGAAAGCATACGATAATTTGGAAAGCGAGGGCTTTACTGTAACAGTACATGGTAAAGGAACATATGTAGCGGCTACAAATACAGAACTTCTTCTGGAAGAACAAAAAAAGGAGCTGGAAGCGGATTTAGAGCAGGCTATTCAAAAAGGCAGACGTTGCGGTATTTGTGATGAAGATATAAAAAGTTTATTTGAGTTAATATTGGAGGGGTGA
- a CDS encoding ATP-binding cassette domain-containing protein: MLKIEHLKKHYTNFSLDCSLELLSGCVTGLIGQNGAGKSTTFKAILGLISTDGGNIAILGKDIKDFTAKDKEELGVVLSDSGFSGYLKIKDIIPVLQNMYTKFDKSFFIEQVQKFQLPLDKQIKDFSTGMKAKLKVLVAISHNAKLLILDEPTSGLDVIARDELLEMLREFMEKDEERSILISSHISSDLESLCDNIYMIHDGKIILHEDTDVLLSDYALLKVDAKQYDKLDKQFILRSRKEAYGYSCLTNQKQYYMENYPKIAIEKGTIDEVITMMIRGSEQ; the protein is encoded by the coding sequence ATGTTAAAAATCGAACATTTAAAAAAGCATTATACTAATTTTTCTCTTGATTGTTCATTAGAACTTTTGTCTGGCTGCGTGACTGGTCTAATCGGACAAAATGGAGCAGGAAAAAGCACGACATTTAAAGCAATATTGGGATTGATTTCAACTGACGGTGGAAACATTGCAATACTTGGAAAAGATATAAAAGATTTTACGGCAAAAGATAAAGAAGAATTGGGCGTTGTATTGTCTGACTCTGGTTTTAGCGGTTATCTGAAAATAAAAGATATTATCCCTGTATTGCAGAATATGTATACAAAATTCGATAAGTCTTTCTTTATTGAACAGGTACAGAAATTTCAATTACCTCTTGATAAGCAGATAAAAGATTTCTCCACTGGAATGAAAGCAAAACTAAAAGTGCTAGTTGCCATTTCACACAACGCAAAACTGCTAATACTAGATGAACCGACATCTGGTTTAGATGTAATTGCAAGGGATGAATTGCTTGAAATGTTGAGAGAATTTATGGAAAAAGATGAAGAACGCTCTATTTTGATTAGTTCTCATATTTCCAGTGATTTAGAGTCGCTGTGCGACAATATCTATATGATACATGATGGTAAAATCATTCTGCATGAAGATACGGACGTACTTCTTAGTGATTATGCTTTGTTAAAAGTGGACGCAAAACAGTATGACAAGTTGGATAAACAGTTTATCTTACGTTCCAGAAAGGAAGCATATGGATATAGTTGTTTGACAAACCAGAAACAGTATTATATGGAGAATTATCCTAAAATCGCGATTGAAAAAGGCACAATAGACGAAGTCATTACTATGATGATAAGGGGGAGCGAACAATGA
- a CDS encoding ABC-2 transporter permease — protein MKGLLVKDFKLMMLQRNFFLLILVIVIGMMAFTDDVVFPLGFLSFVVSLFTLSTISYDDFDNGNAFLFTLPITRNDYVIEKYSLGLLFGCVAWILATVLGVIATVFKGTLPITDLMLASLIILPIMIVIQAIMIPFQLKFGGDKGRIAMIGAFGALALIALVIVKGAKAIFNIDLVHLLDTLPTVSMGMLVVIAVIVALVLLLISMKISLSIMNKKEF, from the coding sequence ATGAAAGGATTATTAGTAAAAGATTTTAAATTGATGATGTTGCAGAGAAACTTCTTTTTGCTCATTTTAGTGATTGTAATTGGAATGATGGCATTTACTGATGATGTAGTATTCCCGTTAGGTTTTTTGAGTTTTGTTGTATCACTGTTTACATTAAGTACAATAAGTTATGATGATTTTGATAATGGTAATGCGTTTCTATTCACATTGCCTATCACCCGTAACGATTATGTAATTGAAAAATATTCCCTTGGTTTGCTATTTGGGTGCGTGGCATGGATTTTAGCAACTGTTTTGGGTGTGATAGCAACGGTATTTAAAGGAACATTACCTATTACAGATTTAATGCTGGCTTCATTGATAATTCTGCCTATTATGATTGTTATTCAAGCAATCATGATTCCTTTTCAACTTAAATTTGGTGGTGACAAGGGAAGAATAGCTATGATTGGAGCATTTGGAGCTTTAGCATTAATCGCTCTTGTTATCGTAAAAGGAGCAAAAGCCATTTTCAATATTGATTTAGTTCATTTATTGGACACTTTACCAACTGTAAGTATGGGGATGTTGGTTGTCATTGCGGTCATAGTTGCCTTGGTACTGTTACTAATTTCTATGAAAATTAGTCTTTCGATTATGAACAAAAAGGAATTTTAA
- a CDS encoding zinc ribbon domain-containing protein encodes MKNTWQCPKCGATDVVRIPDNSSRHASGNNIYTSTHTLFGKIPVIRYVCCECGYVENWVEAKEELLEIKKKFG; translated from the coding sequence TTGAAAAATACTTGGCAATGCCCTAAATGTGGGGCAACAGATGTAGTCCGTATTCCTGATAATTCTAGTCGTCATGCCAGCGGAAATAATATATACACAAGCACCCATACTTTGTTTGGAAAAATTCCTGTAATACGTTATGTTTGCTGTGAATGCGGATATGTAGAAAACTGGGTTGAAGCAAAAGAAGAATTACTGGAAATCAAGAAAAAATTTGGATAA
- a CDS encoding DUF4177 domain-containing protein: MKEYKYVEVKFEAKGGLFHCISKPKEIISKYVKEGYSYVGFMPTLIDAHGSFRRIDLIFEK; this comes from the coding sequence ATGAAAGAATATAAGTATGTGGAAGTGAAATTTGAAGCAAAAGGTGGATTATTCCATTGCATTTCTAAACCAAAAGAAATCATCAGTAAATATGTGAAAGAGGGATATTCTTATGTTGGATTTATGCCAACTTTAATAGACGCACATGGTAGTTTTAGAAGAATTGATTTGATATTTGAAAAATAG
- a CDS encoding ABC transporter ATP-binding protein, whose amino-acid sequence MKQELKNIKKTYKMSGRADEYVEVLKEINLTINQGDFVSVIGRSGCGKTTLLKIMGLLTTPSEGEIIINGVQVKELWKDELADLRRKKMGFVFQDYFLLDQLTALDNIILPGLLDKMNGDAAQNRALELADYLEINEKLLKKYPRELSGGEKQRMAIARALFNDPEFILADEPTGNLDDQSKRNVEGIFKKMHDTMNKSILLVTHDIDFAKLSETCYRIKNGLLILD is encoded by the coding sequence ATGAAGCAGGAACTAAAGAATATTAAAAAAACATATAAAATGTCAGGTAGGGCGGACGAATATGTAGAGGTATTAAAGGAAATCAATCTGACAATCAATCAGGGTGATTTTGTCTCTGTCATTGGCAGATCTGGATGTGGAAAAACAACTCTGCTGAAAATCATGGGATTATTGACAACTCCGTCGGAGGGCGAGATCATCATCAACGGAGTGCAGGTAAAAGAATTATGGAAGGATGAACTGGCGGATTTAAGAAGAAAAAAGATGGGTTTTGTTTTTCAAGATTATTTTCTGTTGGATCAGCTTACAGCCCTGGATAATATAATTTTACCTGGATTATTGGATAAAATGAATGGCGATGCGGCACAAAACAGAGCTTTGGAGCTGGCAGATTATCTGGAAATAAATGAGAAGCTTTTGAAAAAATATCCAAGAGAATTATCCGGAGGAGAAAAACAGAGAATGGCTATTGCGAGAGCTTTATTTAATGATCCGGAATTTATTTTGGCAGATGAGCCGACAGGGAATCTCGATGATCAATCGAAAAGAAATGTAGAAGGAATCTTTAAAAAAATGCATGATACCATGAATAAATCAATACTATTGGTTACGCATGACATAGATTTTGCAAAATTAAGCGAAACATGTTATCGAATTAAAAATGGCTTACTAATACTTGATTAG
- a CDS encoding transposase, translating into MKHLSLHILSEPVSLHPIGHELILSEKTLLTCPSALHPHTMECIITNLNEKDFPMEEIKKLCRLRWGIERSFRELK; encoded by the coding sequence ATAAAACATCTCAGCCTGCACATCCTGTCTGAGCCCGTCTCACTTCATCCCATCGGTCATGAGCTCATCCTCTCTGAAAAAACACTGCTCACATGCCCTTCTGCGTTGCACCCTCACACAATGGAATGTATCATTACAAATTTAAATGAAAAGGATTTCCCTATGGAAGAAATCAAAAAACTGTGTAGATTACGGTGGGGAATTGAACGTTCCTTCCGGGAGTTAAAATAA